One segment of Asaia bogorensis NBRC 16594 DNA contains the following:
- a CDS encoding M16 family metallopeptidase — translation MTDPITVTTLPNGLTVVTERMERVETVSFGAYVATGTRNESAEENGVSHFLEHMAFKGTQRRSAARIAEEIENVGGHINAYTAREQTAYYVKLLKEDLPLGIDIIGDILTHSTFLDQEVERERGVILQEIGQANDTPDDIIFDHFQETAFRDQPMGRPTLGTEGLIASMKRETMMRYMQTHYTTRNMVIAAVGNLQHDAVLEMVQEHFRDLPDHQPPSREGCTYLGGEHREKRELDQAHIVLGFPSVSYNDPAYHATMLLSTVLGGGMSSRLFQEIREKRGLVYSVYSFALPFLDSGLFGIYAGTGEQEAAELVPVLLDELRRIGDGISPEEIARARAQVKSSLLMSLESTGSRCEQIARQMQLFGRIIDTSETVAKIDSVDEGAMIRAAETLFRARPTLATIGPVGAIPSFEAISQRLVA, via the coding sequence ATGACCGATCCGATTACCGTCACCACCCTTCCCAATGGCCTCACTGTCGTAACCGAGAGGATGGAGCGCGTCGAAACCGTGTCCTTCGGGGCCTATGTTGCCACCGGCACGCGCAACGAAAGCGCAGAGGAAAACGGTGTTTCGCATTTTCTGGAGCATATGGCCTTCAAGGGCACGCAGCGCCGTAGCGCCGCACGTATTGCCGAAGAGATCGAGAATGTGGGGGGGCATATCAACGCCTACACGGCCCGCGAGCAGACGGCCTATTACGTCAAGCTTCTGAAGGAAGACCTTCCGCTCGGTATCGACATCATTGGTGATATCCTTACCCACAGCACGTTTCTCGATCAGGAAGTCGAGCGCGAGCGCGGTGTGATCCTGCAGGAAATCGGTCAGGCGAACGATACACCTGACGACATCATTTTCGACCATTTTCAGGAAACGGCTTTCCGCGATCAGCCTATGGGGCGTCCGACCCTGGGCACCGAGGGGCTCATTGCCTCGATGAAGCGCGAGACCATGATGCGCTACATGCAAACGCATTATACCACGCGTAACATGGTCATCGCCGCAGTCGGCAATTTGCAGCATGATGCCGTGCTGGAAATGGTGCAGGAGCATTTTCGCGATCTTCCCGACCATCAGCCACCCTCACGTGAGGGATGCACCTATCTCGGTGGCGAGCATCGCGAGAAGCGCGAGCTCGATCAGGCGCATATCGTGCTGGGCTTTCCCTCGGTCAGCTATAATGACCCGGCCTATCATGCGACCATGCTGCTCTCGACCGTCCTTGGCGGGGGCATGTCCTCGCGTCTGTTCCAGGAAATCCGCGAAAAGCGCGGCCTTGTCTACTCGGTTTATTCCTTCGCCCTGCCCTTCCTCGATAGCGGGCTTTTCGGCATCTATGCCGGAACGGGCGAGCAGGAGGCGGCAGAGCTTGTGCCGGTCCTGCTGGACGAGTTGCGCCGTATCGGCGATGGCATCAGTCCGGAGGAAATTGCCCGTGCCCGTGCACAGGTCAAATCCTCGCTTCTGATGTCGCTGGAAAGCACGGGCAGCCGCTGTGAGCAGATCGCCCGCCAGATGCAGCTTTTCGGGCGGATTATCGACACGAGCGAGACCGTGGCAAAAATCGATTCTGTGGATGAAGGGGCCATGATCCGCGCCGCCGAGACACTGTTTCGTGCCCGCCCCACGCTCGCAACCATTGGCCCGGTGGGGGCCATTCCGTCATTTGAGGCCATCAGCCAAAGGCTTGTTGCATGA
- a CDS encoding TldD/PmbA family protein encodes MSKDQERLSDLIEAAKRAGADRADALMVASRSVSAMCRQGVPEGLEHSETLALGLRVFVGKRAASVSATALDPSRFEALAQQAVAMAHVVPEDAWAGAVDPDRQGVYDIAALDMVDPTEAPSLDALLARAREAEEIALGIKGITNSNGASAGYSRVEITLAESSGFSGAYAQTSHSNGISVLAGDGPSMQRDYAGHSTRHLTDLDSPALLGREAAERALARMNPVKPRTGSFPVVFDPRVSSSLLGHLAGAINGSAIARGTSFLSGHKGKRILPEALSVIDDPTRARGLRSKPFDAEGLLPSPLAFVENGVLTDWILDGRSSRQLGLINNGRASRGVGGPPSPAVGNFYLTGGTGSRAALMEDIVEGIYVTEMMGSSINGLTGDYSRGASGFMIRQGQLAEPVAELTIAGNLIEMFAALRAADDLVFRHGVDAPTLRIDAMSVAGSQ; translated from the coding sequence ATGAGCAAGGACCAGGAGCGTCTTTCAGACCTGATCGAAGCCGCAAAGCGCGCCGGAGCCGATCGGGCCGATGCGCTCATGGTGGCCTCGCGTTCGGTTTCGGCCATGTGCCGTCAGGGCGTACCGGAAGGGCTGGAGCACTCCGAAACCCTCGCGCTCGGCCTGCGCGTGTTCGTTGGTAAACGCGCGGCCAGTGTTTCGGCCACGGCACTCGACCCGAGCCGCTTCGAGGCGCTTGCCCAGCAGGCCGTTGCCATGGCGCATGTCGTGCCTGAGGATGCTTGGGCCGGTGCAGTCGATCCCGACCGGCAGGGCGTGTACGACATCGCGGCGCTCGATATGGTCGATCCGACCGAAGCCCCGAGCCTCGATGCCTTGCTGGCCCGGGCGCGCGAGGCCGAGGAAATCGCCCTCGGCATCAAGGGGATCACCAATAGCAATGGCGCCTCAGCGGGCTATAGCCGCGTCGAGATCACCCTGGCTGAAAGCAGCGGTTTCAGCGGCGCTTATGCCCAGACCAGCCATAGCAACGGCATCAGCGTGCTCGCCGGTGACGGGCCGAGCATGCAGCGTGACTATGCCGGACATAGCACGCGCCATCTGACCGATCTGGATAGCCCTGCGCTGCTCGGACGCGAGGCGGCCGAACGAGCTCTCGCACGCATGAACCCGGTCAAGCCGCGCACCGGATCATTCCCGGTGGTGTTCGACCCACGTGTCTCATCCAGCCTGCTCGGCCATCTGGCGGGTGCCATCAATGGCTCTGCCATCGCACGCGGCACGTCGTTTCTGTCCGGCCACAAGGGCAAGCGCATCCTGCCGGAAGCCCTAAGCGTCATCGATGACCCGACGCGCGCCCGCGGCCTGCGCTCAAAGCCTTTCGATGCCGAGGGCCTGCTGCCCAGCCCTCTCGCCTTTGTTGAAAATGGTGTGCTTACGGACTGGATTCTGGATGGTCGCTCGTCCCGCCAGCTTGGTCTGATCAATAACGGTCGCGCCTCGCGCGGGGTGGGTGGTCCCCCCTCTCCGGCAGTCGGCAACTTCTACCTGACGGGCGGAACGGGATCACGCGCTGCGCTGATGGAGGACATTGTCGAGGGCATCTATGTGACCGAGATGATGGGGTCTTCCATCAACGGCCTGACAGGCGATTACAGCCGTGGCGCGTCGGGTTTCATGATTCGTCAAGGTCAGCTTGCGGAACCTGTCGCCGAGTTGACCATTGCAGGTAATCTCATCGAGATGTTCGCGGCCCTGCGTGCCGCCGACGATCTCGTCTTCCGCCACGGTGTCGATGCCCCGACACTAAGGATCGACGCCATGAGCGTTGCCGGAAGCCAGTAA
- a CDS encoding Tim44 domain-containing protein has protein sequence MSRRLFRASLLLVALAPLLAAPADARPGGGRSMGSRGSRTYSPPPMTQTAPYQARPMERSYTPSSPSPGYSNPMQRPMGQPYGFAQRRPFMTGFVGGLLGAGLFGMLSGHGFLGGIGGGLSFLGLLFQIALFGFIIVMVLRWLGNRRQGGASAPQSPGFSGGAGAPAVTLNNSDYQNFQRLLLDIQAAWSAQNMRALSSMATPEMVSYFNEQLADYASRGARNIVSDVQFMRGDLSEAWREGNLTYATVAMQYSLYDVTTDQLGNVIDGSKTERQVVTELWTFVRADGRGNWVLSAIQQVG, from the coding sequence ATGTCACGCCGCCTGTTCCGCGCCTCTCTTCTGCTTGTTGCCCTTGCCCCGCTTCTGGCCGCCCCGGCCGATGCGCGCCCCGGTGGCGGTCGCTCCATGGGAAGCCGGGGAAGCCGCACCTATTCTCCCCCGCCCATGACTCAGACCGCGCCTTATCAGGCCCGGCCCATGGAGCGAAGCTATACCCCCTCATCCCCGTCACCAGGGTATAGCAACCCGATGCAGCGCCCGATGGGCCAGCCTTACGGCTTTGCACAGCGCCGCCCCTTCATGACCGGCTTTGTGGGTGGCCTGCTGGGTGCCGGCCTGTTCGGCATGCTGTCAGGGCACGGTTTTCTTGGTGGTATCGGCGGGGGGCTCTCCTTCCTCGGCCTGCTATTCCAGATTGCGCTGTTCGGTTTCATTATCGTGATGGTGCTGCGCTGGCTTGGCAATCGTCGCCAGGGTGGTGCCAGTGCCCCTCAGAGCCCCGGCTTTTCCGGTGGTGCCGGGGCGCCGGCCGTGACACTGAACAACAGCGATTACCAGAACTTCCAGCGCCTTCTGCTCGACATCCAGGCTGCCTGGAGTGCCCAGAACATGCGGGCGCTTTCCAGCATGGCCACGCCGGAGATGGTGTCGTATTTCAACGAGCAGCTGGCCGATTATGCCAGCCGTGGTGCACGCAATATCGTATCGGACGTGCAATTCATGCGCGGCGATCTCTCGGAAGCATGGCGTGAGGGCAACCTGACCTATGCCACCGTTGCCATGCAGTATTCGCTGTATGACGTCACGACCGATCAGCTCGGCAACGTCATTGATGGCAGCAAAACCGAGCGTCAGGTGGTGACAGAGCTCTGGACCTTCGTACGTGCCGATGGACGCGGGAACTGGGTACTTTCCGCCATCCAGCAGGTTGGCTGA